GAGGTCTTATAAACAAATGGATAAAAAGAACCCTAAGATAATCACTTTTGCCTCGATTAAAGGAGGTGTTGGAAAAAGTACAAGCTCAATTCTATTTGCAACTTTACTGGCCCGAAAATATACAGTACTGTTAATTGATATGGATACACAAGCATCGGTTACTAGTTATTTTTTTAACGAGATAAAAGAAAAAAATATAAACTTAATGGAAAAAAACGTATGCGAAGTTTTAAAAGGAAATTTAGAGCTTGCTAGTGCAATTTTTAATATTGAAGGCAGTTTAGATTTACTTCCTAGCTATTTAACTTTACACAGTTTAAATGAAGATTTTTATTGTGCAAATAGGCATAAATCTATTGATTTAAAGCTAAAGGTAGAATTAAGAAGGTTAAAAATAAAGTACGATTATATAGTGATTGATACTAATCCAAGTTTAGATTTTACATTAAAATGTTCTTTAAATTCTACTGATTATATTATAGTTCCAATGACAGCTGAGAAATGGACTCTTGAAAGTTATGAACTTTTAGAATTTTTCATTAAAAAGTTGGACAGGTTAATACCAATTTTCTTTATTATAACAAGATTTAAAAAAAATAATACCCATAAGAAATTATTGAAAATAATTCAAGAAAAGGACACCTTTTTAGGTGTTGTATCTGAAAGAGAAAATCTAAATAAAAGAATAGCAAGTAACAGTGATTTTGATTTAAAGTCTGATTATATCATAGAATATAATCAAATATTAAGTAATTTATTATACCACATAAATCTTAGTGACGATACGATGGAGATTCCTAGTATAAGTTGTCCAGCGCTGGAGAACTATAAAAATCCAATAGAATAAGGGGATTTTATGGATAAAAAAAGTAATGATGAAATAATAATTAATGCAAGAAATTTAAACAATGATAAAAATTCTATTTTGTTGATTAATAATAATATTAACATAAGTGATGATCAAAAGAGATTTGCACTTTTAAAAAG
This is a stretch of genomic DNA from Borrelia coriaceae. It encodes these proteins:
- a CDS encoding ParA family protein: MDKKNPKIITFASIKGGVGKSTSSILFATLLARKYTVLLIDMDTQASVTSYFFNEIKEKNINLMEKNVCEVLKGNLELASAIFNIEGSLDLLPSYLTLHSLNEDFYCANRHKSIDLKLKVELRRLKIKYDYIVIDTNPSLDFTLKCSLNSTDYIIVPMTAEKWTLESYELLEFFIKKLDRLIPIFFIITRFKKNNTHKKLLKIIQEKDTFLGVVSERENLNKRIASNSDFDLKSDYIIEYNQILSNLLYHINLSDDTMEIPSISCPALENYKNPIE